One window of Microcoleus vaginatus PCC 9802 genomic DNA carries:
- a CDS encoding ATP-binding protein, which produces MNSVIAIIFLLFCTAIISLLLYARIMYAVTPRTEVAVHYMKVLFGAGVVLALMCLIYGGFLYLTDGDKGPERGKNIIINSVIAIIFLLFCTAIISLLLYLIVYVVTPITEVAVHYMKVLFAVGVALPLMFLIYGGFLYLTGGDKGPERGKKIIINSVIAIIFLLACTAIICVVLYPIMYALTPIIEVAVHYMAEIVGFSVALILNLWLPVVLYPFLIIWNTLLYQLDKGRTATKPSFLRWHSAFWDERQRLPLQGLDQHVLLVMERNPEEGKAALNYLSTSRQRWAAQAVQIELDVQELEGCTDVAAIGNAYRNLALGGLNSPVSFLLTSFSRISEDVAAALNQNSAYNQRLALSAVAERLNGLIRELTRSGDKYAVRFRPIAYSWYEIVTDYVRELAEVVELRQEIDNPYIIGVPLTEQQEIFVKPVDLSGTYISTRIEQLLLDRRRLPLLLYGQRRMGKTSLLNNLGRLLPSTIIPMFVDLQGPVSSASDYAGFLYNIARSMANSSQRQSAFTLPSLNRETLQDDPFTRFDEWLDEVEQALQQNIALLALDEFEALDNAITKGRFDQEDVLGMLRHLIQHRPRFKVLLAGSHTIEEFQRWASYLINVQVVHISYLKQAEARQLIEQPVQDFTLRYELNAVDRVLQLTRCHPFLIQLLCAEIIALKNEQDPSIRRLATLADVEAAIPEALSVGSFFFADIQSNQADAAGLALLQFLAAQGEGAIVSRLAILQHFPDKSDALNLLLQRELIEEVSEGYRFQVELIRRWFASSLSVI; this is translated from the coding sequence ATGAACTCCGTTATCGCTATCATCTTTCTGCTATTCTGTACCGCCATCATCTCTCTCCTATTATACGCACGAATAATGTACGCAGTGACACCCAGAACAGAGGTTGCGGTACATTACATGAAAGTTCTGTTCGGAGCCGGGGTGGTGCTAGCCCTAATGTGTTTGATTTATGGAGGCTTTCTCTACCTAACAGATGGAGATAAGGGCCCAGAGCGCGGCAAAAACATAATAATCAACTCCGTTATCGCTATCATCTTTCTCCTATTCTGTACCGCCATCATCTCTCTCCTCTTATACCTAATAGTGTACGTAGTGACACCCATAACAGAGGTTGCGGTACATTACATGAAAGTTCTGTTCGCAGTCGGGGTGGCGCTACCCCTAATGTTTTTGATTTATGGAGGCTTTCTCTACCTAACAGGTGGAGATAAGGGCCCAGAGCGCGGCAAAAAAATAATAATCAACTCCGTTATCGCTATCATCTTTCTCCTAGCCTGTACCGCGATCATCTGTGTCGTATTATACCCAATAATGTACGCACTGACACCCATAATAGAGGTTGCGGTACATTACATGGCTGAAATCGTTGGGTTTAGCGTAGCCTTAATCTTGAATTTGTGGCTACCTGTGGTACTTTATCCCTTTCTGATAATATGGAATACCCTGCTTTATCAACTAGACAAAGGACGCACAGCTACTAAACCCAGTTTCTTACGTTGGCATTCTGCTTTTTGGGATGAGCGGCAGCGCCTTCCCCTACAAGGTTTAGACCAGCACGTTCTCTTAGTAATGGAGCGTAACCCAGAAGAGGGCAAAGCCGCACTCAACTATTTAAGTACCAGTCGTCAGCGTTGGGCTGCACAAGCTGTACAAATTGAACTTGATGTACAGGAATTAGAAGGTTGTACGGATGTAGCTGCTATCGGTAACGCCTACCGCAATCTAGCCCTTGGAGGACTGAATAGTCCAGTTAGTTTCCTCCTAACTAGCTTTAGTCGCATCAGCGAGGATGTAGCAGCAGCCCTCAACCAAAATAGTGCTTACAACCAGCGTTTAGCCCTCAGTGCTGTAGCAGAAAGATTAAATGGTTTAATTCGAGAATTGACCCGCAGTGGTGACAAATATGCAGTACGTTTTCGCCCTATTGCATATAGTTGGTATGAAATTGTCACTGACTATGTGCGGGAACTAGCAGAAGTTGTCGAACTGCGACAAGAAATCGACAACCCTTATATAATCGGCGTACCCCTGACAGAACAACAGGAAATCTTTGTCAAACCCGTTGACTTAAGTGGAACTTACATCAGTACGCGCATCGAGCAATTACTGCTAGACCGCCGCCGCCTTCCCTTGCTACTCTACGGACAGCGGCGCATGGGCAAAACATCCCTCCTCAACAATTTGGGACGCTTGCTACCCAGCACTATCATTCCCATGTTTGTAGACTTACAAGGGCCAGTTTCATCAGCCAGTGATTATGCTGGTTTTCTCTACAATATCGCCAGGAGTATGGCAAACTCATCCCAGCGCCAAAGCGCCTTCACTCTCCCATCTCTTAACCGCGAAACACTACAAGATGACCCTTTTACCCGCTTTGATGAATGGCTGGACGAAGTAGAACAAGCGCTACAACAAAATATTGCCCTGCTTGCCTTGGATGAATTCGAGGCGCTAGATAATGCCATCACAAAAGGACGCTTTGATCAGGAGGATGTTCTGGGAATGTTGCGTCACCTGATTCAACATCGTCCCCGCTTCAAAGTGCTGCTAGCCGGTTCCCATACAATAGAAGAATTTCAGCGTTGGGCTAGCTATTTAATCAATGTCCAAGTCGTTCATATCAGCTACCTGAAACAAGCCGAAGCGCGTCAACTAATTGAGCAACCAGTCCAAGATTTTACCCTCCGTTACGAACTCAATGCGGTCGATCGAGTTTTGCAACTCACCCGCTGTCACCCTTTCCTAATACAACTCCTCTGCGCTGAAATTATCGCCCTAAAAAACGAGCAAGATCCATCTATCCGCCGACTGGCAACTTTAGCCGATGTAGAAGCAGCAATACCAGAGGCTTTAAGTGTTGGCAGTTTCTTTTTTGCCGATATTCAAAGCAATCAAGCAGATGCAGCAGGATTAGCTCTTTTGCAGTTTTTGGCAGCACAAGGAGAAGGGGCAATAGTCAGCAGATTAGCTATTTTGCAACACTTTCCCGATAAATCCGATGCTCTCAATTTACTTCTGCAACGCGAATTGATTGAGGAAGTTAGTGAAGGCTACCGTTTCCAAGTAGAATTAATTCGCCGCTGGTTTGCATCATCTCTGTCTGTCATTTAG
- a CDS encoding DUF192 domain-containing protein, translating into MNYLATLLGIGVSIFLLGCSPTLPVANAGATGIVAAQSPTATTSGQVLPVSARARIGDRPIELEVAKTVEQQAMGLMYRTSLPDDRGMLFEFKAARQVNFWMKNCKISLDMIFLRDGVVEAIEVSAPPCTADPCPTYGPNTAVDRVIELRGGRAAELGLKVGDRVEIEFLNENLHQ; encoded by the coding sequence ATGAATTATTTAGCTACTTTGCTCGGTATTGGAGTAAGTATATTTTTGCTGGGATGTTCGCCGACTTTACCTGTCGCGAATGCTGGTGCTACTGGTATTGTGGCGGCTCAGTCTCCGACGGCGACAACCTCGGGTCAGGTGCTGCCTGTTTCTGCTAGAGCTCGGATAGGCGATCGCCCAATCGAACTCGAAGTGGCGAAAACAGTGGAACAGCAGGCTATGGGTTTAATGTACAGAACTTCTTTGCCGGATGACAGAGGAATGCTGTTTGAGTTTAAAGCGGCGCGGCAGGTCAATTTTTGGATGAAAAATTGCAAGATTTCTCTGGATATGATTTTTCTGCGGGATGGGGTGGTTGAGGCGATCGAAGTTTCTGCACCTCCTTGTACTGCCGATCCTTGTCCTACCTACGGGCCCAATACTGCTGTCGATCGAGTTATTGAACTCCGGGGCGGGCGGGCTGCTGAACTCGGTCTCAAAGTGGGCGATCGTGTTGAAATAGAGTTTTTGAACGAAAACCTGCATCAATAA
- a CDS encoding AAA family ATPase, translated as MSYYISPNFLDKVAVHITKNFLNLPGVRVPLILGIHGRKGEGKTFQTELVFRRMGFEPVMISGGELESPDAGDPARLIRLRYREAAEQIRVRGEMCAIFINDLDAGAGRFDSTTQYTVNTQMVNATLMNIADNPTNVQLPGSYDSTPLDRVPIIVTGNDFSTLYAPLIRDGRMEKFYWEPSRDDKIGIVGGIFESDKLSKTEIVGLVDNFPDQAIDFFSALRSRIYDEQIREFIHKIGIERVSKRLVNTLEAAPDFQNPNFSLAHLLEMGSLMVGQQKRIQEMRLVDEYNQSRLFNVQGTPKAPAAAPTQSELNDPSSKYYKAYVEPSSEGGNGHAARLSSEVLEQVKQLLARGCKIGMEYADNRRFKTGSWQSCATINNAQEKDVVASLETCLAEHGGQYVRLIGIDPKVKRRVAETIIQRPQG; from the coding sequence ATGAGTTATTACATTTCTCCTAACTTTCTCGATAAAGTTGCGGTGCACATCACTAAAAACTTTTTAAATTTGCCCGGAGTAAGAGTCCCCCTAATTTTGGGAATTCATGGCCGCAAAGGAGAAGGCAAAACTTTTCAAACCGAACTGGTTTTTCGGCGGATGGGCTTTGAACCGGTGATGATATCTGGCGGGGAATTAGAAAGCCCGGATGCTGGAGATCCGGCGCGTTTAATTCGCTTGCGCTACCGGGAAGCTGCGGAGCAAATTCGCGTGCGCGGCGAGATGTGCGCCATCTTTATTAACGATTTGGATGCTGGTGCTGGCAGGTTCGATTCGACTACTCAATATACTGTCAATACTCAGATGGTCAATGCCACTCTGATGAATATTGCTGATAATCCAACTAATGTGCAGTTACCGGGAAGTTATGACAGTACGCCTCTGGATCGAGTGCCGATTATTGTCACCGGAAATGATTTTTCTACCCTGTACGCGCCGCTGATTCGCGACGGGCGGATGGAAAAGTTTTATTGGGAACCCAGCCGGGATGATAAAATTGGGATTGTTGGAGGAATTTTTGAGTCGGACAAATTGTCAAAAACCGAGATTGTGGGGTTGGTTGATAATTTTCCCGATCAGGCGATCGACTTTTTTAGTGCTTTGCGATCGCGCATTTACGACGAACAAATCCGCGAATTCATTCACAAAATAGGAATTGAGCGAGTTTCCAAGCGTTTGGTAAACACTTTGGAAGCAGCGCCAGATTTCCAGAACCCGAATTTCAGCCTCGCTCATTTATTAGAAATGGGCAGTTTGATGGTGGGTCAACAAAAGCGGATTCAGGAAATGCGCTTAGTAGATGAATACAACCAATCGCGCCTGTTTAACGTTCAAGGAACTCCCAAGGCCCCTGCTGCTGCGCCCACGCAAAGTGAATTAAACGACCCGTCCTCCAAATATTATAAGGCTTACGTTGAGCCAAGTTCTGAAGGTGGTAACGGTCATGCGGCGCGGCTGAGTTCCGAGGTATTGGAACAAGTAAAACAGTTATTAGCAAGAGGCTGCAAAATTGGCATGGAATATGCAGATAATCGCCGATTTAAGACTGGTTCTTGGCAAAGTTGCGCGACGATTAACAATGCACAGGAAAAAGATGTGGTTGCATCTTTAGAAACTTGTTTGGCCGAACACGGCGGCCAATACGTGCGGCTGATTGGTATCGATCCAAAAGTCAAGCGGCGGGTAGCTGAAACAATTATTCAGCGGCCGCAGGGTTAA
- a CDS encoding DUF2949 domain-containing protein codes for MAPATYTRLIRFLQEDLAISPASIAVAERVGGDKQRQRYQDPNSLPMVLWQYGLVTLDQLDKIFDWLSQAY; via the coding sequence ATGGCACCCGCTACATACACTCGATTAATTCGATTTTTACAAGAAGATTTGGCAATTTCTCCCGCGTCAATTGCTGTCGCCGAACGTGTCGGTGGTGACAAACAGCGGCAGCGCTATCAAGACCCGAATTCCTTGCCGATGGTTCTGTGGCAGTACGGTTTAGTCACTCTCGACCAATTGGATAAAATCTTTGATTGGTTATCCCAAGCATATTAA
- the rbsK gene encoding ribokinase, with protein sequence MSIIVFGSINIDLAAKTPRLPQPGETIIGSNFFTAGGGKGANQAVAAARLGTSTHIIGRVGNDKFAEELLTNLQSYGLSTDNVLIDQNTHSGVAIIAVDETGQNNIIVIPGANNNVGEADLERLQKLLTPATSLLLQLEIPLEIVQKAAKAARQAGVRVILDPAPARADLPIELYPLIDIITPNEVEAGQLVGFRVNDTETAIVAAKQLQERGVKNVIVKLGDRGAVAVTADETFFVPAFAVEAIDTVAAGDAFNGGLASALDAGLSLSEAVRWGAAAGALCTTKVGAQVAMPDRATFDKFLQNLI encoded by the coding sequence ATGAGCATCATTGTATTCGGCAGTATCAACATCGACCTAGCAGCAAAAACTCCCCGGTTGCCGCAGCCAGGGGAAACAATCATCGGTAGCAATTTTTTCACAGCAGGCGGCGGCAAAGGAGCAAATCAAGCCGTCGCCGCCGCCCGTCTCGGCACTTCTACCCACATCATCGGCCGCGTCGGCAACGATAAATTTGCTGAAGAATTATTGACAAATTTACAATCTTATGGTTTAAGTACAGACAATGTATTAATAGACCAAAACACTCATTCAGGAGTGGCAATTATCGCCGTAGACGAGACAGGTCAAAATAATATTATTGTGATTCCGGGCGCGAATAACAATGTCGGTGAAGCAGATCTAGAACGTCTCCAAAAACTGTTAACACCAGCTACATCCTTGCTGTTACAGTTAGAAATTCCCCTGGAAATTGTCCAAAAAGCTGCGAAAGCTGCTCGTCAAGCGGGGGTGCGAGTTATTCTCGATCCAGCACCGGCTAGGGCGGATTTGCCGATCGAACTTTATCCGCTAATTGACATTATCACGCCGAATGAAGTGGAAGCGGGTCAGTTAGTCGGTTTTCGGGTGAATGACACGGAAACAGCGATTGTAGCTGCCAAACAGTTGCAGGAGCGCGGTGTCAAGAATGTTATTGTCAAATTGGGCGATCGCGGGGCTGTTGCTGTTACGGCGGATGAAACCTTTTTTGTACCGGCTTTTGCTGTGGAGGCGATCGACACTGTGGCTGCTGGCGATGCTTTTAACGGCGGGTTAGCCTCTGCATTAGATGCCGGTCTGTCCTTGTCAGAGGCGGTGCGGTGGGGCGCAGCAGCGGGCGCTTTGTGCACAACTAAAGTGGGTGCTCAAGTTGCTATGCCCGATCGGGCAACTTTTGATAAATTTTTGCAGAATTTAATTTGA
- a CDS encoding aspartate aminotransferase family protein, with translation MSPETLLKEPNVQAEASPFSSESFDSYVMTTYGRFAIALERGLGCRVWDTEGREYLDFVAGIATCTLGHAHPAMIAAVTQQIQTLHHVSNLYYIPVQGELAKWLVDHSCADRAFFCNSGAEANEAAIKLARKYAHEKLNISNPTIITAVASFHGRTLATITATGQPKYQKGFSPLVPGFHYVPYNDISAIESAIEQLDKDERQVAAIMLEALQGEGGVRPGELAYFQRIREICDEKGILLILDEVQVGMGRSGKYWGYENLGIEPDIFTSAKGLGGGIPIGAMLCKSFCDVFEPGSHASTFGGNPFACAVALCVCQTLERENLLENVQQRGEQLKAGLNKLAAAYPHLIAEVRGWGLIVGMELQADIELTSGDIVKSAIAAGVLLVPAGPKVLRFVPPLIVTAAEVDRALLAVESALGSQAVQ, from the coding sequence GTGAGTCCAGAAACCTTACTAAAAGAACCAAACGTGCAAGCCGAAGCCAGTCCCTTCAGTTCTGAGAGCTTCGACAGCTATGTAATGACAACTTACGGGCGTTTTGCGATCGCCCTAGAACGGGGCCTTGGCTGCCGCGTTTGGGATACCGAGGGCCGCGAATATCTCGATTTTGTGGCTGGTATTGCTACCTGCACTCTGGGACACGCCCACCCGGCAATGATTGCAGCGGTAACTCAGCAAATTCAGACCCTACACCACGTTTCTAATCTTTATTACATCCCCGTACAGGGCGAGCTGGCGAAGTGGCTTGTAGACCATTCTTGCGCGGACAGAGCCTTCTTTTGCAACTCCGGCGCGGAAGCGAATGAAGCGGCAATTAAACTCGCCCGCAAGTACGCCCACGAAAAATTAAATATCTCGAATCCGACAATCATTACCGCCGTTGCGAGTTTCCACGGGCGGACTTTAGCGACAATTACGGCAACCGGACAGCCTAAATACCAAAAGGGTTTTAGCCCTTTGGTGCCGGGATTTCACTATGTGCCCTACAACGATATTAGTGCGATCGAAAGTGCGATCGAGCAACTCGACAAAGACGAACGCCAAGTAGCAGCAATTATGCTCGAAGCGCTGCAAGGCGAAGGCGGAGTTCGCCCCGGAGAGCTCGCCTACTTCCAGCGCATTCGGGAAATCTGCGACGAAAAAGGCATTTTGCTCATTCTCGACGAAGTGCAAGTCGGGATGGGACGCAGCGGCAAATACTGGGGCTACGAAAACCTTGGCATTGAACCCGATATCTTTACGTCTGCCAAAGGATTGGGCGGCGGTATCCCGATCGGCGCTATGCTGTGCAAATCTTTCTGCGATGTATTTGAACCGGGAAGTCACGCCAGCACTTTCGGCGGCAATCCTTTTGCTTGCGCTGTAGCTTTGTGCGTTTGCCAAACTTTAGAACGGGAAAACCTTCTAGAAAACGTGCAGCAGCGCGGGGAACAGTTGAAAGCAGGCCTCAACAAGTTGGCGGCCGCATATCCGCATTTAATTGCTGAGGTGCGCGGCTGGGGTTTGATTGTCGGGATGGAATTGCAAGCTGACATCGAACTGACATCGGGCGATATCGTCAAATCTGCCATCGCCGCAGGAGTGCTCTTGGTTCCCGCAGGGCCGAAAGTGCTGAGATTTGTCCCGCCGCTGATTGTCACCGCCGCAGAAGTCGATCGAGCTCTGCTGGCAGTGGAGTCAGCGTTGGGCTCTCAAGCGGTACAGTAA
- a CDS encoding DNA-binding response regulator, whose protein sequence is MAAITLDRNPCVLLVETDEVLAGHLSLDLKSSGYEPVVASNTATGQNLAHELQPALIVIDRILGAESGLSLCSYLRSIGNRVPVLLLVGRDTVDDRVACLEAGADDYFLKPYRTEEFLQLVRLYLQPDNSSNEQLRFGDLVLDLASRRALRNGRAIDLTMKEFELLKYLMEHPREVLTREQILENVWGYDFLGESNVIEVYIRYLRLKIEDEGEKRLIQTVRGVGYVMREA, encoded by the coding sequence ATGGCAGCAATTACTCTCGATCGCAATCCCTGTGTCCTGCTAGTTGAAACAGACGAAGTTCTCGCCGGACACTTGAGTCTAGACTTAAAATCCTCCGGCTATGAACCCGTAGTAGCTTCTAACACCGCCACCGGCCAAAATTTAGCTCATGAATTGCAGCCTGCTTTGATTGTAATTGACCGGATACTTGGCGCTGAGTCGGGGCTGTCACTGTGTTCTTACCTCAGAAGTATTGGCAATCGGGTGCCGGTGCTGCTACTCGTCGGCCGTGATACAGTTGACGATCGCGTAGCTTGTCTGGAAGCTGGGGCGGATGATTATTTTCTTAAACCTTACCGCACTGAGGAGTTTTTGCAGTTGGTGCGCTTGTATTTGCAGCCGGATAACAGCAGCAACGAACAATTGAGGTTTGGCGATTTAGTTTTGGATTTGGCCTCTAGGCGGGCCCTGCGGAACGGACGGGCGATCGACCTGACGATGAAGGAATTTGAGCTGCTAAAGTATTTGATGGAACATCCCCGCGAGGTTTTGACTCGGGAACAAATTCTCGAAAATGTTTGGGGTTACGACTTTTTGGGCGAGTCGAATGTAATTGAGGTTTACATCCGCTATCTGCGCCTCAAGATTGAAGATGAGGGCGAAAAGCGTTTGATTCAAACGGTGCGTGGTGTTGGCTATGTGATGCGGGAAGCTTGA
- a CDS encoding ATP-binding protein yields the protein MNSRTLPRARGVILTPTGQQKLQAEIHRLGIRSQKNAVSKIVEKIQLELKDETLGSDTVRKIVHGEGVQKSSLELVFRALRLKLEEGDCDFAPKNQLQNAEDSETSSFVTGTPITHPHHFFGRQKELKRLFDLLKRRPLQNAAIIGKRRSGKTSLLQYLKNITTTPTEQLRPGQKSDWLPHPENYRWIFVDFQDPRLQSREGLLRYILECLKMSVPNPCDLERFMDVVSSNLRQRTVILLDEIGVGLQGCPELDDRFWESLRSLATNQTNGNLGFILATPESPIELARSTGHSSPFFNIFGYTATLAALTEAEARELIASSPTPFPAEDIEWILTQSKCWPLLLQILCRERLFSLEHGEMGDDWQEEGLQQMQPFTHLLEKLV from the coding sequence ATGAATTCACGGACGCTGCCGCGCGCTCGCGGTGTGATACTGACACCCACAGGACAGCAGAAACTTCAGGCTGAGATACATCGGTTAGGTATCCGCAGTCAAAAAAATGCCGTCAGTAAGATAGTTGAAAAAATTCAACTTGAGCTCAAGGATGAAACGTTAGGTTCTGATACAGTCAGGAAAATAGTGCACGGTGAAGGAGTCCAAAAAAGCTCTCTTGAACTTGTTTTTAGGGCGCTTCGGCTAAAACTGGAGGAGGGCGACTGTGATTTTGCTCCTAAAAATCAACTGCAAAATGCAGAAGATAGCGAAACTTCCTCGTTTGTAACTGGCACTCCCATCACCCATCCGCACCACTTTTTCGGGCGGCAGAAAGAACTCAAACGCCTATTCGACTTACTGAAACGTCGTCCCCTGCAAAATGCTGCGATTATCGGCAAGAGGCGCAGTGGCAAGACTTCTTTGCTGCAATACTTGAAAAATATTACCACCACCCCAACAGAACAGTTGCGTCCCGGTCAAAAATCTGACTGGTTGCCCCATCCAGAAAACTATCGCTGGATTTTCGTAGATTTTCAAGATCCGCGACTGCAGAGTCGGGAAGGGCTGCTGCGCTACATTTTAGAATGCCTAAAAATGTCAGTACCTAACCCTTGCGACTTAGAGAGATTTATGGATGTGGTTAGCAGTAATTTACGTCAGCGTACAGTCATCCTATTAGATGAAATTGGTGTAGGTTTACAGGGCTGTCCCGAATTAGATGATCGGTTTTGGGAGAGTTTGCGCTCTTTGGCGACTAACCAAACCAATGGGAATTTAGGCTTTATCTTGGCAACTCCAGAATCGCCGATCGAATTAGCGCGTAGCACCGGACATAGTTCGCCTTTTTTCAATATCTTTGGATATACCGCAACTCTGGCTGCTTTGACTGAAGCTGAAGCGCGCGAGTTGATAGCCAGTTCGCCCACTCCTTTTCCGGCTGAGGATATCGAGTGGATTTTGACTCAAAGTAAATGCTGGCCTCTGCTGCTGCAAATCCTTTGTCGAGAACGATTATTTAGTCTGGAACATGGGGAAATGGGGGATGATTGGCAGGAAGAAGGGTTACAACAGATGCAGCCCTTCACTCATTTATTGGAGAAACTTGTCTAG
- a CDS encoding alanine--glyoxylate aminotransferase family protein, producing the protein MDNKLMLMIPGPTPVPEAALLAMAKHPMGHRSKEFDGIFAECTENLKWLHQTKSDVLSLTVSGTGAMEAGIINFLSAGDRVLIGTNGKFGERWAEVAEAYGLNVEIIKAEWGQPLDPENFREKLEADTEKQIKAVIITHSETSTGVLNDLETINRHVKAHGEALIMVDAVTSLGAVNIPMDAWGIDVIASGSQKAYMIPPGLGFVAVSPKAWEAYKTAKLPRYYLDLGKYSKDAAKNTTPFTPPVNMFFALQASLQMMKTEGLENVFARHKRLMTTTRAAVKALGLPLFAADEAASPAITSVMPPESVDAQKVRTLMRKRFDIALADGQDHLKGKIFRIGHLGFVSDRDILAAISSLEVVLRELGHEGYTPGAGVAAAAKHLAES; encoded by the coding sequence ATGGACAACAAATTAATGCTGATGATTCCCGGCCCGACGCCGGTACCTGAAGCGGCCTTGTTAGCGATGGCAAAACACCCGATGGGCCACCGCAGCAAGGAATTTGACGGGATTTTTGCAGAATGTACCGAAAATTTGAAATGGCTGCACCAAACTAAAAGTGACGTGCTGAGTTTAACCGTTTCCGGTACCGGGGCGATGGAAGCTGGGATAATTAATTTCCTGAGTGCGGGCGATCGAGTTTTAATCGGTACCAACGGCAAATTTGGCGAACGCTGGGCTGAAGTGGCCGAAGCTTACGGTTTAAATGTCGAAATCATCAAAGCCGAGTGGGGCCAACCTTTAGACCCCGAAAACTTCCGCGAAAAACTCGAAGCAGATACAGAGAAGCAAATCAAAGCTGTCATCATCACCCACTCGGAAACCTCTACCGGCGTCCTCAACGACCTCGAAACCATCAACCGCCACGTTAAAGCCCACGGTGAAGCTTTAATTATGGTCGATGCTGTCACTAGCTTAGGCGCAGTCAATATTCCGATGGACGCTTGGGGAATCGATGTCATTGCTTCGGGTTCTCAGAAAGCTTACATGATTCCTCCAGGTTTGGGTTTTGTGGCCGTCAGTCCCAAAGCTTGGGAAGCTTACAAAACTGCGAAACTGCCCCGCTATTATTTGGATTTGGGTAAATATAGCAAAGACGCTGCCAAAAATACCACTCCTTTTACTCCACCGGTAAATATGTTTTTTGCCCTGCAAGCATCGCTGCAGATGATGAAAACAGAAGGGTTGGAAAATGTTTTCGCAAGGCACAAACGCTTAATGACAACTACTCGCGCTGCAGTAAAAGCTTTAGGTTTGCCGTTGTTTGCCGCTGACGAAGCCGCGAGTCCTGCGATTACTTCGGTTATGCCACCAGAATCCGTAGATGCTCAAAAAGTGCGGACTTTGATGCGAAAGAGATTTGACATTGCTCTCGCCGACGGACAAGACCATTTGAAAGGTAAAATCTTCCGAATCGGCCATTTGGGCTTTGTGTCCGATCGCGATATTCTAGCAGCAATTTCCTCTTTAGAAGTGGTGTTGCGAGAATTGGGTCATGAAGGCTACACTCCTGGTGCCGGCGTTGCCGCTGCTGCGAAGCATTTGGCTGAATCTTAA
- the trpC gene encoding indole-3-glycerol phosphate synthase TrpC: protein MLQIRRRPPSTSVSVLYLSYQIAVPDAEPQHILEEIVWQKEAEVAQKRDRTPLADLHKKLPFAPPTRDFLAALKNGKTTPAIIAEVKKASPSKGVIREDFDPVAIALAYEQNGASCISVLTDEKFFQGSFDNLAKIRAAVDLPLLCKEFIIYPYQIYLARIHGADAVLLIAAILSDKDLQYFVKIVKTLGMTALIEVHTLEELDRVLTLQGVNLIGINNRNLEDFSVSLETTSQLLADRQTEIQAKGILIVSESGIHTPDDLAKVASAGAQAVLIGESLVKQPDPGAALASLADRPPSL from the coding sequence ATGCTTCAAATCCGCCGCCGTCCCCCCAGCACATCAGTCTCCGTCCTCTACCTCAGCTACCAAATCGCCGTACCCGACGCCGAACCCCAGCACATCCTCGAAGAAATCGTCTGGCAAAAAGAAGCGGAAGTGGCCCAAAAGCGCGATCGCACCCCGTTAGCCGATCTTCACAAAAAACTCCCCTTTGCACCGCCAACTCGCGACTTTCTTGCCGCCCTCAAAAACGGTAAAACCACACCCGCTATCATCGCCGAAGTTAAAAAAGCTTCCCCCAGCAAAGGCGTAATTCGCGAAGATTTCGACCCGGTGGCGATCGCCCTAGCTTACGAACAAAACGGCGCCAGTTGCATCTCTGTACTTACCGATGAAAAGTTCTTTCAAGGCAGCTTCGACAACCTAGCTAAAATCCGTGCCGCCGTCGATTTACCCTTACTTTGCAAAGAGTTTATTATCTATCCCTACCAAATCTATCTCGCCCGGATTCACGGCGCCGATGCTGTATTGTTAATCGCAGCTATTCTATCTGACAAAGACTTACAATACTTTGTAAAAATTGTCAAGACTTTGGGCATGACAGCTTTAATAGAAGTTCACACTCTCGAAGAACTCGATCGAGTATTAACCCTACAAGGCGTCAACCTAATCGGCATCAACAACCGCAACCTAGAAGACTTTTCCGTCAGCTTAGAAACCACCAGCCAACTATTAGCCGATCGACAAACCGAAATCCAAGCAAAAGGCATCCTCATCGTCAGCGAGTCAGGAATCCACACTCCCGACGACCTAGCTAAAGTGGCCAGCGCCGGCGCCCAAGCCGTCCTCATAGGCGAATCTCTAGTCAAACAGCCCGATCCGGGTGCTGCTTTAGCCTCGCTTGCCGATCGCCCTCCCAGCCTGTGA